A region from the Vicia villosa cultivar HV-30 ecotype Madison, WI linkage group LG3, Vvil1.0, whole genome shotgun sequence genome encodes:
- the LOC131593493 gene encoding photosystem I reaction center subunit V, chloroplastic produces MAASASSMISTNALTTTIQKHQTPNLKPSNLCFQGFKPLARSTKLTQTKKRFSSLVVKAELNPSLVISLSTGLSLFLGRFVFFNFQRENVAKQGLPEQNGVTHFEAGDKRAKEYVSLLKSNDPVGFNLVDVLAWGSIGHIVAYYILATSSNGYDPSFFGI; encoded by the coding sequence ATGGCAGCATCAGCCTCATCCATGATCTCTACAAACGCCCTAACAACCACCATCCAAAAACACCAAACCCCTAACCTCAAACCATCAAACCTatgcttccaaggcttcaaaccCTTAGCAAGATCCACAAAACTCACACAAACCAAAAAGAGATTCTCATCTCTTGTTGTCAAAGCTGAACTCAACCCCTCACTTGTGATAAGCTTAAGCACTGGCCTCTCATTGTTCTTGGGAAGGTTTGTGTTCTTCAACTTCCAAAGAGAGAATGTTGCCAAACAAGGCTTGCCTGAACAAAATggtgtgacacactttgaagctGGTGACAAACGTGCTAAGGAATATGTTAGCTTGCTTAAGTCAAATGATCCTGTTGGGTTTAACCTTGTTGATGTTTTGGCTTGGGGTTCTATAGGCCATATTGTTGCTTATTATATCTTGGCCACTTCTAGCAATGGTTATGATCCTAGTTTCTTTGGTATTTAA
- the LOC131593492 gene encoding uncharacterized WD repeat-containing protein C2A9.03-like, with translation MSHRQGGDAEYFADEYEMDDVEEDIDIDGESINREGGDVDSDVDEYDYSSSKAVDTTAAQARRGQDIQGIPWDSLSITRERYRQTRLEQYKNYENIPQSGDRSGKDCNSTDKGYSFYEFRRNSRSVKSTILHFQLRNLVWATSKHDVYLMSQFSVTHWSSLTCTRSEVLNVSGHVAPSEKHPGSLLEGFTHTQVSTLAVKDNLLVAGGFQGELICKHLDRPGVSFCSRTTYDDNAITNAIEIYASPSGAVHFTASNNDCGIRNFDMEKFQLSKHFRFPWPVNHTSLSPDGKLLLIVGDNPESMLVDSQNGKTISPLSGHLDFSFASSWNPDGVTFATGNQDKTCRIWDMRNLSKSVAVLKGNLGAIRSIRHSSDGKYMAIAEPADFVHVYDVKSGYEKEQEIDFFGEISGISFSPDTESLFIGVWDRTYGSLLEYGRRHNYSYADLMF, from the exons ATGTCTCATCGCCAAGGGGGTGATGCTGAATATTTTGCGGATGAATATGAAATGGATGATGTAGAAGAGGATATCGATATTGATGGTGAATCTATTAATAGAGAGGGAGGTGACGTCGACTCTGATGTTGATGAATATGATTACTCG AGTAGCAAAGCGGTAGACACTACAGCTGCTCAAGCTAGAAGAGGACAAGACATCCAGGGGATTCCGTGGGATAGCCTTAGCATCACCAGAGAAAGGTATCGGCAAACGAGGCTCGAGCAATACAAGAATTATGAAAATATCCCCCAATCAGGGGACAGGTCAGGGAAG GATTGTAACAGTACAGACAAAGGATACTCATTTTATGAGTTCAGGAGAAATTCAAGATCAGTAAAAtcaacaattcttcattttcag TTGAGGAATCTGGTTTGGGCTACATCAAAGCATGATGTATACCTTATGTCACAGTTCTCAGTAACACATTGGTCTTCTTTGACTTGCACAAGGTCTGAAGTACTCAATGTTTCAGGACATGTTGCACCATCAGAG AAACATCCTGGAAGTCTATTGGAAGGATTCACACACACTCAAGTTAGTACACTTGCTGTAAAAGATAATCTTCTAGTTGCTGGAGGATTTCAGGGTGAACTTATTTGCAAG CACCTAGATCGACCTGGTGTCAGCTTTTGCTCAAGGACTACTTATGATGATAATGCTATCACCAATGCCATTGAGATTTATGCTTCTCCTAG TGGGGCAGTTCATTTCACAGCATCAAATAATGATTGTGGAATCAGAAACTTTGATATGGAGAAGTTTCAACTCTCTAAGCATTTTCGTTTTCCCTGGCCAGTGAAT CATACTTCTCTCAGTCCAGATGGTAAGCTACTTTTGATTGTTGGAGACAATCCTGAAAGTATGTTGGTGGACTCTCAAAATGGAAAG ACTATTTCTCCATTATCCGGGCACTTAGATTTTTCATTTGCATCATCATGGAATCCCGATGGTGTGACCTTTGCTACTGGAAACCAGGACAAAACCTGTAGGATTTGGGACATGCGAAATCTATCCAAGTCAGTGGCAGTGTTGAAGGGAAACCTTGGAGCTATCCGTTCAATCCGACATTCTTCTGACGGCAAGTATATGGCTATAGCCGAGCCTGCAGATTTTGTCCATGTATATGACGTGAAAAGTGGGTATGAGAAAgaacaggaaatcgatttcttcgGCGAGATATCAGGCATATCTTTCAGTCCAGATACCGAATCCCTTTTCATCGGGGTCTGGGATCGTACTTATGGCAGCCTTCTCGAATATGGCCGGCGTCATAATTACTCATACGCTGACCTAATGTTTTAG
- the LOC131659894 gene encoding uncharacterized WD repeat-containing protein C2A9.03-like yields the protein MIFSGAVHFTVSNNDCGIRDFDVEKFQLSKHFSFPWPVNHTSISPDGKLLLVVGDNPESMLVDSQNGKTVTALSGHLDFSFASAWNPDGVTFATGNQDKTCRIWDIRNLSKSVEVLKGNLGAVRSIRYTSDGRYMAMAEPADFVHVYDVKNGYEMEQEIDFFGEISGISFSPDTESLFIGVWDRVYASLLEYGWNQNVKCEED from the exons ATGATTTTTAGTGGCGCGGTTCATTTTACGGTATCAAATAATGATTGTGGAATCAGAGACTTTGACGTGGAGAAATTTCAACTTTCAAAGCATTTTTCTTTTCCCTGGCCAGTAAAT CATACTTCTATCAGTCCAGATGGTAAGTTACTTCTAGTTGTTGGAGACAATCCCGAAAGTATGTTGGTGGATTCACAAAATGGAAAG ACTGTTACTGCGTTATCCGGACATTTAGATTTTTCATTTGCATCGGCATGGAATCCTGACGGCGTGACCTTTGCTACTGGGAACCAAGACAAAACATGTAGAATTTGGGACATACGAAATCTGTCTAAATCAGTAGAAGTGCTGAAGGGAAACCTTGGAGCCGTTCGTTCAATCAGGTATACTTCTGATGGTCGGTATATGGCTATGGCTGAGCCTGCAGATTTTGTGCATGTATATGACGTGAAAAACGGGTATGAGATGGAACAAgaaattgacttctttggtgagaTATCAGGTATTTCATTTAGTCCAGACACTGAATCTCTTTTTATTGGAGTTTGGGATCGTGTGTATGCTAGCCTCCTTGAATATGGTTGGAATCAAAATGTAAAATGTGAAGAAGACTGA
- the LOC131659896 gene encoding uncharacterized protein LOC131659896 — protein sequence MRRFSREIYYFKILKNVSRNQNNSFQQTEALLINQNMPHQKGDDVEHLREENIMKDVEDDMDIQSINREKYYFDYDEDDFSNRKLLDTTAAQAKKGKDIQGISWDKINVTREIYRQTRLERYNNYENIPHSEDILGMVTKKGYSFYEFRRNSRSVKPTILHFQLRNLVWATSKNDAYFTSNFSVMHWSSLTCTTSEVLNVSGHVAPFKNHFGGVSEGLTQTKVTTLAVKDNLLILGGFQGELICKHLDQPGVSFCTRTSYDENAVINAIEIYASPR from the exons ATGCGCAGATTTTCAAGAGAAATTTACTATTTTAAGATTTTAAAGAATGTCTCCAG AAATCAAAACAATTCCTTCCAACAAACAGAAGCTCTTCTAATTAATCAAAACATGCCTCATCAAAAAGGAGATGATGTTGAACATTTGAGGGAAGAAAACATAATGAAAGATGTAGAAGATGATATGGATATTCAATCTATTAATAGAGAAAAATACTATTTTGATTATGATGAAGACGATTTCTCG AATAGAAAATTGTTGGATACTACAGCTGCTCAAGCTAAAAAAGGAAAAGACATCCAAGGGATTTCTTGGGACAAAATTAATGTCACTAGAGAAATTTATCGACAAACTCGGCTAGAACGATACAATAACTATGAAAATATTCCACATTCAGAAGACATATTAGGGATGGTAACAAAAAAAGGATACTCATTTTATGAGTTTAGAAGAAACTCGAGATCAGTAAAaccaacaattcttcattttcag TTAAGGAATTTGGTTTGGGCTACCTCAAAGAATGATGCATACTTTACGTCGAATTTCTCAGTTATGCATTGGTCTTCTTTAACTTGCACAACTTCTGAAGTACTCAATGTTTCGGGACATGTCGCACCATTCAAG AATCATTTTGGAGGTGTATCAGAGGGACTCACACAAACAAAAGTCACTACACTTGCAGTTAAAGATAATCTTCTAATTCTCGGCGGGTTTCAGGGCGAACTCATTTGTAAG CACCTAGATCAACCTGGTGTTAGCTTTTGCACAAGGACTTCTTATGATGAAAATGCAGTCATCAATGCCATTGAGATTTATGCTTCTCCTAGGTAA